The DNA region AATGTGCATAAATACATTGCATTAAAGTAGTTGTAAGTGCAGATTTTCCCAAGCAAGCCGCCTGAATCGAAGTTTGCATCTGCTGCTTGTTCAAGTAGGCAATCCCTCTCAGCTAAGTTCTAGGCTAAGTAGGTGCCTATAGTCAAGTTGGCAAGTTGGTGCCAATGGTGCACCGCAACAGGTAAATAACAACACACTCAACCCTCTCAACCCTCTCCAAACTTTCTCTCAAGGCCACGGGTCTCCATCCAAGGGGGAAACTTGGCAAATCGAGAAGCCTAACTCCCCGACCATCTTCGGCCACCTCTGAGTCGCCTCGAACCGCTGGAAAGGGGTCCACGGGGTCGCTCTCGGCCCCGCAAGACCCAACATTGCGACCTGCAATCTCTCCCCTTTTGGGAGATGCTTCGCCCCCGGCCCGAGCTTCCACGGGGAGTTCCACCAATGGTGTTGGGTGAGGACTGGGCCAGGGATGGGGAAATCAATGTACTGCAAACGCACAGTGACGAACTTGTTCTTGACGAGACAGCCCCATGCTACCGAGCTTTCCTAGGAATGAGGGGATTCCTGGAGGGGAGACAATTTATACTGCGAGTGCTGCTGTCACCCGCGAGACGTGAGCGATCGCCGCTGtcctgtctgtctgtctgtctgtccgtCTTTCGTTGCAGCTGTGTCCCCCTACACACACGCTCGGTCGCCTCATTCGCTTCGTTCTACCGATAGTTTCTATTTCGTTCGTGTTGATATTCTGCTGGTACATAACATAGCACAAACATAAAAAATCCTTTTGACACAATGAGGTCCTTCACCCAAGCCATCtcgctcgccgccggcctgtCCCTGTCCTTTGCCAACCCCACCCCCGCCGTCTCCCCGCGACAGACCGGCTCCAAGAACCTGATCGTCTTGTAAGTTCTTTCGACGTCTCATCGGCAACAGTCAACCAAACAAAGCCTGCCTGTCTGACTCGGATCAAAAATGTCCATAGCGGCGACTCCTACTCCACCGTCGGCTTCTGGCCCGGCGGcaccctcccggccgccggaAACCCGCTCGGCAACCCCGGGCTGCCGGGTCAGACCACCTCGAGCGGCCTCAACTGGGTCGGCCACCTCACCAGCACCCTCAACACCTCGCTGATCCTGACGTACGACTTCGCCGTCACGGGCGCCACCACCGACAAGGACATCGTCGACACCTACGCCCAGTTTTGCGTCGATGACCAGGTCGCGCAGTACACCCAGTACGCCTccgccaaggtcgacaaggccagcgccctcgtcgccgtctggATCGGTATcaacgacgtcggcgagcccTTTTGGGACAGGCAGTCCGCGCCGGTCGCTAAGATCATGGACCGCTACTTCGAGCTGCTCCagaccctcgccgacgacggccttgccAATTTTGTCCTGCTTACTGTCCCTCGTACGTCGTCTCTGGTCACTACCCCGAGATTCTGACACAAAAAGTCACTAACTacttccccctcccccttccatAGCCTTCTCTGACCAGATCCCCGCCATGATCGGCCAGTCCGAGACTGACCTGGCCCGTCTGCGCTCTGACATCGCCGCCTACAACGCGGCCCTAAAGacccgcctcgccgccttcacgTCCGCCAACagcggcgtcaagggcctcgtcttcgacacCAAGCCCTCgttcgacgccgtcgtcggcaactTTGCAAAGTACGGCGCCAGGGACGCCACGTGCTACGGCTCGAGCGACTGCCTGTGGGCCGACAACTACCACGCCGGCCTGGCCATCCACAAGCTGCTCGCCGAGAACCTGGTCAAGGGGGTTGCCGCCAACTTTGTGTTCTGATGGGAGTGAGTGGAGCGGGTTGGCAGTAGACATGAGTTTCTTCATGACGAGTTAGGTGCACGAAGTCTATAGAGACTCTATTGGACGACCCTGGCTGCCTTCTGCCTAAACCCCTTCCAGAGTACTGTGAGATGTGTTGTTGTGACGTTCACTATGCCGCTGACTGACTCAGAGAGTGGTCTTCATGAATCCTACCAGAGACTGCCCCAATGACAAACACCCGCCGGATTCACGTCTGCGCACCAGTCCTAAACCCCCCACGCGTCGAGGTTCCTCTCCAAGTTGTCCCTCGCTTCCCTCTTCACCGCCTCGACCCGATCCGGCGTCGCTCTGGACCTCCACCGCTCCAAAAAGAACATGGGCGGGCTGATGTTCTGTATGAACCAAAACACGGCCGACAGCGCGTCGATGCCCCCGATGTCGGCGGGCCTCTCGACGCCCGCCTTGGCGAACTCGTCGTCTCTCGCGACGGCCGTCGCCCAGGCGATCGACGCGCACGTCCGCTCGGCGTCCTCCGGGCCAAACCCGTCGAGGAGGCATTGCCGGAGATGGACCTCCTCTGGGTCGTCGAGAAAGGGCGGGATCAGAAGACCGTGTATGCTGGGGAACGAGTAGAAGTACTCATCGGCCTGGGAGCCGACGTGGCCGAAGTCGTAGTCCAGCAACGCCGTCAACTTGTTGGTCCCCTCGTCGAACAAGATGTTGTGGCCGTCTGGAGATTACCATGGTCAGCAATATCCCTCCACAAATGTGGATTGGGGACGGGGGTATCTGATTTACCAAGGTCTCCATGCACCAGCGTTAGTCGCGCATCAACCCGTGCAACAAGCGACTTCAGCCCCTCTTTGCCGAATCTCTCCAGTCTGGCTCGCAGCTCAGAGTCCTTCCACCCTCGGACAACGTCACACTTGTCGGCGAAGGCAATCTGCGTCTGGAAGTACTCTGCGTAGAGGTCAGAGAGCGAGTTGCAAGGACCACCGCCCGCAATGGGCGTcgggccgccgacgagcccgcCCCCGTCAGAGAAGTTGAGGCCGCCGTAGGTCTTGACGGAGTCCGGCAGCTTGAACGACTGGATGTGCTTGAACACCTCGGCAACCTGTGCGAGCACCTCGCGCTTCACGTCCGGGTCCATCCCGGCAAACTTGCCAGCGAGCGGCACGCCCTGTTTGAACTCGATCAGAGTCCATCCCTTCCCCTTCGAGAACGGCTCCCAACCGTAGACTTCAGGAACGAGCGAGGGGTCGGCCGGGCCCAGGGCCTCGCGCATGAGCGACATGATTGCCACCTCGTTCTGAACCCTGACTTCCTCGTTCAGCATCGATGCTGGGTCGGAGAAGCGCATGATGAGCCTCGTGGTCTGCGCAGGCAGAGGGGCCACGCCGGGCTTCTTTGGCACGGCCGCGGTGTCTTGTGTCCCGGGATTGATATGAAGCTCGTAAACTCGAGCATTGTGGTGTCGAAGAGGCGTTatctcgacgacctgctgGGTGTGAGGACGGATTCGAAATTAGCGAAAGTTTGTGTCGATAGTACTCACCTCTCGACCATATTGCTCTCGGAGGACTCCATGGATGTACTCTTCGTAGACATCGGCAGAGGCCTCGGCGCTGGCTGGTTGTTTTGCTGTCATGGCTAATAATGAGCTGGCGAAATTGGAGACTGGTGAATGAGGTGCTGGCAATGAACGTCTTTGAGTTTAATTTGATTCTTTTTACCTTTTCCATCACAGacactttttttttttttaaataaTGCCACAAGACGTGCGATGCCGCAATTGCGTCTTGGCGATTGTGTCTGATATCCCGTGAGAACCACCGTAAACCAGCCTTTGCCGTCATCCAAACTCCAATCGAACTTCCTCATTCGGCATCTCATCGATCCATCTCCCACCAATCCCATGTTGCGTCTTTAGGCAGCAGTGTCTGCCCAGAACACCAAGACCGTTGGTTCGGCTTGCGGCGTAGAACAACATGCGACGATTCTAATCGACCAACTTGCGTTATCACGCTTGGCTCCAGGCAGCGACGAGGCCCCAAACACTGGCAGTGACTCAGAGACGACGCTCTCGGAACAGCGGCACGTCTGAGCTGATGTAGGTTATTCCCAGAGATTAGCTCTGTCTGGGGGGATACAGAGATTGTGCCAGCCTCAGTAATTATCCGACAGAAAAGGCGTGGGACAAAAACCTATTTGCGCGAGGAACTTTGCTATCGTTGGATTTCTTGTAGACAAGTCGAACGAAAACATTCGGGATCTGCTGGGTAGCTCCGGCCTGTCGTCTCACTCGCATCCGGTGATGCTCACCTTATTGCTGCTCACAATCACCCGTTGTTTAACTCACTTTCAGCAATACTCACGATATCCCTGCTTGGAGGGTTCTGCACAGCCTCCTGTGGCTGGGATGGAGCGCCCTACGCTACAAACCGCCTTTTCACCTGGCCAGCTACAGCCAGCTATTCTTAGACTCAATCAAGCATTTCTCCAAATGTTTAAGAGGTGCCATCCCTACGcccctcgccggccacgCCTGTCTTGTAATATAATAAACAGCGAATGATTCTGAGTTGTTCTCTGGCCTGACCAACAGAACCCTCACTCTTGACCCCGGCAGGCCATCTAGCTTTTTTCTTGGCATCCATCGACAAGTCCGGAAGACCAATAAGAggcccccttctccctttGCTATCGTAATTAGCGTTCATGCCGTTGGCAACGATCCACTCGTTAAATGAAGATGCGGGGGCCCCGGAACCGTCCGCCTGGGACTGTGGATGAGAATAAAAGTGATCCTTCATCCGCTGTTTAAAGGTcttggggaagaaggggaggggggaaagagagagagagagaaggtgGGTTTATGGATACCGGCTTCGCATCAACTTACATCTCTCGATTTCAGACGGCAAATCAACAATGGCGCACTTGAAGACATCTGCGCTCCTCACGGCGCTGCTGAGCGTATGCGCCGGGGCTCAACAACTCGGCTCGGTGATGGACACACCCGCGACAGTAACAGCACCAAGGTCGTCCCTATCGTATACCAGAGTGAGTTCGCTCCTCGACACCATCATCTCCCGCGGGTACCTCAACGTCGGCACGACGGGCGACTACAAGCCCTTCACGTACCTCGTCATGAACAACACGACCGGGGACGCCACCTCCACAGCCACCATCACGACCtacgtcggcgccgacatcgacgccgcccacTCCCTGTCCAGCGCTCTCGGCCTCACGGAACCGCCGCGGCTCGTGCCAACCAAGTGGGCCAACGTCACCAGCGACCTGGTGGCCGGCAAGTACGACATCGCCATGGGCGGCGTCAGCCTGACCCTCGACCGCGCCAGGgacgtcttcttctccaccGCCATCCAGCGCGTGGGCAAGACGGCGGCCATCCGCTGCGCCGACGCGGACAAGTACAAGAACCTCGAGTCCCTGGACAAGTCGGGCGTCCGGATCGCCGTCAACCCGGGCGGCACCAACGAGGCCTTTGACCGCGTGAACATCAAGACGGCGACCATCGTGCTGgtcgacgacaagaacgCCGTCTACCAGGCGATCCTGGACGGcaaggccgacgccgtcatctcggACCTCATCGAGGTCCAGCTGCAGGTCAAGATGCACGAGGGCGAGATATGCCTCACCCAGCTGGATGTGCCGTTCAACTTTGAGGAGCTGGGGTACGCCATCCCCAGGGACATTGTCTGGAAGCAGTTTGTCGACAGCTGGGTCAACGTGCAGCTTGGGAGCGGCGCCTGGAACCAGACACTGAATAAATGGCTGGGCTACATGTGGCCGAATGTGTAGAAGAAGGCAGGGCATCGGATCGAGGGTGAAACTCTGGCGGGATTCTCTTAATATTCATCGAATTCTTACCATAATATATACATGCATGACCTACGTTAAACCATTGTTTAGTCGACCTGAAGAAGCAAAGGGAAAATTTGCAGTGATTGGATACGAAACAGCAAAAATTGCTCTTCTGTATGACGCGGATGCAGCATAGGACACAGCAGCCTAGAGGCAACGCATGTTCATCATCTGGCTGTTGAACTAGAGTTTTGCCGGCAGCTTTCCTGGCCCAATTTCTGCCTTTGCGAGTCCAACAGCGTGTGCCGCCATTCCCCTAACAGACTGGTTAGCGCAGGTCGACACTCTCCCGAGGACCTGGGAGTGAACTCACCACGACGCCTGGTATCCTGCCCCGGATGCTCCGTAGTTGTGA from Colletotrichum higginsianum IMI 349063 chromosome 4, whole genome shotgun sequence includes:
- a CDS encoding GDSL-like Lipase/Acylhydrolase; the encoded protein is MRSFTQAISLAAGLSLSFANPTPAVSPRQTGSKNLIVFGDSYSTVGFWPGGTLPAAGNPLGNPGLPGQTTSSGLNWVGHLTSTLNTSLILTYDFAVTGATTDKDIVDTYAQFCVDDQVAQYTQYASAKVDKASALVAVWIGINDVGEPFWDRQSAPVAKIMDRYFELLQTLADDGLANFVLLTVPPFSDQIPAMIGQSETDLARLRSDIAAYNAALKTRLAAFTSANSGVKGLVFDTKPSFDAVVGNFAKYGARDATCYGSSDCLWADNYHAGLAIHKLLAENLVKGVAANFVF
- a CDS encoding Phosphotransferase enzyme family protein, whose protein sequence is MTAKQPASAEASADVYEEYIHGVLREQYGREVVEITPLRHHNARVYELHINPGTQDTAAVPKKPGVAPLPAQTTRLIMRFSDPASMLNEEVRVQNEVAIMSLMREALGPADPSLVPEVYGWEPFSKGKGWTLIEFKQGVPLAGKFAGMDPDVKREVLAQVAEVFKHIQSFKLPDSVKTYGGLNFSDGGGLVGGPTPIAGGGPCNSLSDLYAEYFQTQIAFADKCDVVRGWKDSELRARLERFGKEGLKSLVARVDARLTLVHGDLDGHNILFDEGTNKLTALLDYDFGHVGSQADEYFYSFPSIHGLLIPPFLDDPEEVHLRQCLLDGFGPEDAERTCASIAWATAVARDDEFAKAGVERPADIGGIDALSAVFWFIQNISPPMFFLERWRSRATPDRVEAVKREARDNLERNLDAWGV
- a CDS encoding Bacterial extracellular solute-binding protein,family 3 is translated as MAHLKTSALLTALLSVCAGAQQLGSVMDTPATVTAPRSSLSYTRVSSLLDTIISRGYLNVGTTGDYKPFTYLVMNNTTGDATSTATITTYVGADIDAAHSLSSALGLTEPPRLVPTKWANVTSDLVAGKYDIAMGGVSLTLDRARDVFFSTAIQRVGKTAAIRCADADKYKNLESLDKSGVRIAVNPGGTNEAFDRVNIKTATIVLVDDKNAVYQAILDGKADAVISDLIEVQLQVKMHEGEICLTQLDVPFNFEELGYAIPRDIVWKQFVDSWVNVQLGSGAWNQTLNKWLGYMWPNV